gataccgacctcctgaatatactcttgtacgatatgagccgtgtgtggccgggcattatcatgcatcagcatcgatccatcacccatatttgctaaatacagccctgcatactcattgagaatctcttgagcgtATCTTTGCcaagtgagggtgccattttctatggctactagctctgtgcgaccttctgaagatatgccagcccatacatgtacactgcctccaccgtattggactctttctgagatgcaggcttgaaggtatcgctcaccaggtcgcctgtaaacacttcgccttccatcagaagtataaagggagaatcgagactcatctgcaaacaaaattcttgaccattcttcttcatcccactgcatgtgttcacgggcgtattgcagtctcgctactcgatgctgtctctcgagttttgggccactcgctggtcttcggggtttcaaatttgcttcagcaagtcttcttctcactgtactgtcactaatgtagtccctctgggtctgaagtagctgttgctggacttcaactgcattttggtggcgatttcttaacacagtggaaataatataacgatcttctcgggcactggtacacctgggtctgccattacaagctctcctcagatggtgtccagtctcttcgtaccttcgctttaccttctggaccgttcgtaccgtcacacccaccattcatgcagtgcgacgcatactgatgcctagttccagaaaagccatgatcctagcacattcttcaactgaaagaggcatgataaataaatgttatgtgctttttagcataaatttttaaaacaagacccatcgatcttgaaaaaaatttaaaacagaaagaaaaatgtgaatggtaaaattgtaattcggaaacgtccactttgaaaaaggtatggttttgtttttgaagttttttttcagccaattattaaaagaaagttaccgactataaagtttttatgtacaaaattaatttctctttggagtcctttttatttcgaaagtatatcttgtgaacttaaagcgttatcccaattttaaaagtgtgatacttacttttgaaggcctgTGTAttttcatcttttgagcaatcTTTTTCAtagcattttctctacctaaaataaaaaaatgcctatttattatatatataatataattttatcaagtgagattttatatattttacaaagaattatataatgttatattttgatattattatccatcagaaaataaacttttacactttttacaggtcaagtcattatcaggttcttgattttctcttttattatttttattgatgaaagagtaaaatgttcctgggattccgccattttatttgcctgattattattttcattttatattctatttataattaattaataccattcgcacatttttattattcactcattaaataaaagaattgataataagaaattaaaggttatattattattagcacatatcaatatgacgttcttattgaatattaacaaatatggctgtaagggctcgaaccctttgcctgtccttatAATGGGCGAAGACTAAAACCAATGTTGCAAATGTCAGACTctaaacttatttattagttattataaaagaaggtaataaataaacaaattatacacttggagattttcaaaaaatattactgagcatattgaaatgcttttttttaaaaccataaatTTATAACGggtcaaaaaattgttttaattgacTTTTTACTGACCCCATACCCCTAAgccgcgcctaaagaagttttacttcaaaagacataaaagggatttattttctcaaaattgattccattacaattctttttgatgtcatttctaacactaccattCTAACCACCGCTTCGAAAACTGatggctctctgagagagaagaagtggcgcaagaaactctcccagcattcttttttgcgctctttttaataaagtatataatattgtatttctatcgtatcattgttattgctataaaataatcataatatagtcccaagctgtccgatcaATTAGATATTTAGCTATGGAGTAGTAGGttttacgatagagccatttttttttaaaacattaaaatttatttatagataatgcctgaaccgtggctgggactttattataaaagttacatttacctttaaagctattatgtatcttatgaagcctactagaattagtccaaccaatcccttatttatagtattataaaaatgaaaatcactattcagAGCTTACGCATTTTAAGCTTTAGAAATCTTACATTGATCTCGATCAGATCGTTATCATATCGTGTATCTTAATTTTTTGTCTGATCAGCGTAAGACAAGGCATttcgaaatataatatttcggAAGAGAACAGACTTAGTAAATGTataaatacagtttatttttaaataaaaactttcagtCCTGATTGAATCATAGAACAGAGAGATGCCTAGGTAAGGACTATGATACTCGGCATTaaaagtatgaaaaaaaatattatgtaggtgCTCGTTGCATTGTAACGTATCACCGGATATGcagaaaatacaataattttgtgacagaaattataatatatcaaaccCATTTCAATTTTGAAGTAAATTAAAGGTAAATTTTTGTTGttagtgatatttttttaaactatcaaATTCAAGCTTTCTCACGTTGGCTGCGTTTCAATGCCACAGGTATAATGAAGACGAGAAAttatcaatttataataataatctttactcAAAAGAAGAAAGTGAATTTGACTCTAActtaaatgataattatttcGTCTCGTTATAAGTAGAGTAACAGTCTACGTGAGAATGATTTAATTCATATCGTATTGTAtgatatatcttatatctttaaacgagcaattcttgtatataatatataatctgaatctcggaaacggctccaatgattttcataaaattaagtatgcaggggatttcgggggtgataaatcgatctagctaggtttcaatttaaaaaaaatggttttatccatgtttgaatgagaaacagctacaataacattagaatacaaaggtaaatttcgccactatatacaagactattatagctcagatgggacattgggtgatccggaaagcagaagaccccggttcgaatccagatgtcctattagtttttttttgttcaagttttgtacattcttaaaaatccgagcaaggctcggtcgtccggatatttatattaataggagatagattattatcattagaaaCTGACATAAATGTGTTTAATATccaatgatattattaatatgcaaTTTAAAAGTCAACGCGGCATAGCTCAGACTTTTACTGTTTaactttattgatttaaaaatgtatttttatatttagatttaagAGCGAAGAAACTTTGGCATACAAGATGGTATTATATTGATTTGGTATGTATAAtgtggtaaataataaatacatgctGACGTATCTCACATATAATTTGGCAGTTCTGTTTTAAACGTATTCTTTGAAACGGGCGTCGCGAGCAGTGCGGGACGAAGGCGGGAACTCCGGCCGCCAACTTAAAAATGCCGCCGCAGAGCCTCCGAATCGATACGGCGTGCGTCACGTGCCGTCGAGCGCGACCAATCGCCTCGCGCCCACAACCGGCGGGGGCCCTCTCCCCTCGCTCAGTACGCGTTTAGCTTCCGCGTGGAACGCACGTCATTTGCTCCCAGCTCCTGGGCCGCGTTGTGTTTACAGTACCATGTTGTAACTTGTAGTGCTGTGATGAGTGCGTGGACAGAGGAAGTGATGTCCTGGCGTGACGACCGCCTCGGCATTACCGAATTACCAACCGTGAACCGACGTAAAAACCGAACCGCTCCGTACCGACTACACAGGCCACATATATCTACATCACTACCTGAACCGGTACCTGAGAATGGAACGCATATATCAAGATTGTATCCAGAAATTCTCGCTTTAATTTTCGAGCGGCTGCCTGTTAGAGACAGGGGTCGAGCTGCGCAAGTTTGTCGATCCTGGCGTGATGCTGCGGACAGAAGGTCAGTGTGGCGAGGAGTTGAAGCCGCTTTACATTTAAGAAGGCCAGCTTCCGTGTTGTTTGCGTCACTAGCTCGGCGCGGAGTAAGAAAACTTCAAGTTTTATCATTGAGGCGCGGCTTGCGTGACGCCGTTTCATCTTTACCTGGTTTGGAATCACTTTCCCTTAGCGGTTGTTATAGTGTAACTGATTCAGCGCTTGCAAGCGCATTTGCAACTGAGTTGCCTTCATTGAGACGATTAGATCTATCACTTTGTAAGCAAGTCACTGATTCATCGCTTGGCAGAATAGCTCAGTCGCTGAAGAACTTGGAAGAGCTCGAACTGGGTGGTTGTTGCAACGTGACTGATACAGGACTCTTGTTGATCGCTTGGGGATTGAGAAAACTACGAAAATTGAACCTCAGATCCTGTTGGCACGTTAACGACGATGGTATTGCACATTTATGTGGCGGTGGAGATGCCAGGGGTACTCCAGATTTGGAATATTTAGGTTTACAAGACTGCCAAAGGTTAACAGATGACGCGCTGAAACACGCTGCAACCGGGCTTCCTAAACTCACATCTATCAATCTTTCCTTTTGTGTTGCTGTGACTGATGCAGGATTACGTCATTTAGCGAAACTGTCTTATCTGGAGGATGTTAATTTGAGAGCCTGTGATGGAGTTTCGGACGCAGGTGTGGCTCATTTAGCTGAAAGCGGTCGATTGAGAGCCTTGGATGTATCGTTTTGCGACAAAGTAGGCGACGAGGCGCTATCGCACGCTACTCTAGGCCTATCTGGCCTCCGCTCGCTGTCACTAAGCGCGTGCAGACTCACTGATGAAGGTTTAGAAAGAGTCGCAAGGCTATCGCAGCTAGAAACGCTCAATATAGGCCAATGTACGCGTGTAACGGATAGAGGACTCCGGGCCTTAGGCGACGGATTGCTGAATTTGAAAGCAATAGATCTGTACGGTTGTACTTGCATAACTCCGCAAGGATTGGACCATATTGTGAAGTTGCCACGGCTAAGTGTTCTCAATCTAGGCCTATGGCATGTGCGGTGACCACACAAACATAAGTGTATCTCTGTGCCGCGTTTGCATGTGTGCGTGCGACGCCATGTTGGAAACGAAACCAAGGTTGTATAAtggacaaaatataaaattattaaccaatattaattattataaggtaTTATTGAACAACAATCGTTAGGAGACGGGGTAGCTTTCTTTACGTTCTGTTAGTAATCTGTTGCTATGTAAGTTTGTTGACTGATTTTTATGTactgtgattatttttttaaatattgtccgTTTAGTTTGGTTAAGTTTGAGAAAGTCGCCCCAAAACCTAGTCGCAACACTAAGCTGGGACCTTTGGGTTTCAGCTTATACATGTATACTCTTATCTATAATTAGTgacgtataaaaatataaggtaatttaaattttaccagCGATTATGAAATGTCTGGTATTCTAATGTAATTGCTCCATTAGTTAGTGtagtcattattaaattgtcGTTTTAATTCGATATTTTGCGAatctttgtatatatttaagtttttattcatGTTTCTGTTTGAGAGGCAGAAGtcttattgtttttacacacaTTTCCttccaaaattgtttaaatgcattttgtttttagttaaaattgatattttttaagtttaatatagaTAATGaacattgttttatctttaattGTTGATATTAACCAATTCTGAAAAATTTTTGGACAAAATTCTTTCATAGAAGTATCACCCGGAAAcatagttaatattttatattgcaaCAATAAGAAAACATTGCAATTAAAGTAATTCaatattcaatttttattatttcaatattcaattaatattattttatccaaTGATTTCAAAACGCTGTGTATTATATTTTCTGGAGTCACTTTTCAACTTAATAGCAAATTATGCCAAATATAAGCCAAATAAAACATCCAATGCtgaaaatcttattattataactttaccAGGACGCCTTCGCAAAATAAGACATTACATTTTAagattcaataaattaatatttcgcAAAAGAGAGGAATTATAAAAAGACATAGATGTTTTGCATTTTAGTAGATAATCTAATAGATATAGGTAATATGATAGATGCTATTCTATTAAACtgctaattttaaaataactgttGAAAATATGTTTCTGGCAGAGATTTTACGGTATTTTTTAAAGGTCGTCTCGGTATCTCCGAATGCCTGAAAACAAAAATCATCGGAGGATATTTAGGTAATGATAAATATGCACAAGTATGAGGCTGAAATCTATAGGGCGTAGGtacatacccccttattcataatggtccgctaactttaaacagccgctaaggagtgttttttctcattctgacttaggtcaatagaagaagacagagtgagaattagcaatgctttaagttagcagactataatgaataagggggattgACTTTACTCACGTACAACTTAgttgagtgtaagcttagcgtATTATTATAGTCAATTGACATCGAAAATTATGCTTTGCTTAAtgtaagacagcccaatgcaaaagccaAATTCGCGTTTTCACAatcagcaaagttttacgtgagtaaagactcagcaaagtttaagttagctctatagatctcagcctcgGTCGAGGTACAGTCAAGCAACCTGATTCGCGTACATTTTGATTGCTGACTTATTGCTTGAAATATGGAAATATCTTAAAGCTTATATTCGTTTAGCACATCCGTATCACGTTCATATTAGCGTTTCAAAGAAAGATAGCCCTTAGTATTAACAATTGTCATCAGCAATTTAGGCTTAGGGCGGTACGCGATTCAAATTCCTTGACTATACCTAATTGTGGTACTATAATAAATGCGTTGTTTGGTTCCCTTCTTGCAGAGTTAttgataactagctgacccggcaaacgttgttttgccatataaagtttaattcacgcgatagttttataagtaataaaatattgcctatattatagcctgtacatcattttgttctattgtcaatagtttttgcagcgcacgcaaaaataggttttcgattttacaccttgtgttacaaaatagcaattttattacggatccctaattttgaaaaaaaaacatagcctatagccttcctcgataaatggactacccaacactgaaagaatcattcaaatcggaccagtagtaccagagattagcgcgttcaaacaaacaaacaaacaaacactgcagctttataatattagtatagattaaagcttattaattctataaatcgtataatttttgtttactcGATAGAGATAAAAGTCGAATGATTTgactaataaaactaaatacttAGTACGCCGTAAATACAAACGGTTATTACATGTTAAAGTCATCAGTTCTTTTCACAACCAAAGAATATCTTTTCTATAACGAATGCACTTTAAATTCTCAATATAGGTatgcattttaaataataagatggCAATACCTAGATACCTAGATACGACACGATTTCCTTCGGTCTGGTCTTACATACTCGTATGTT
Above is a window of Leptidea sinapis chromosome 40, ilLepSina1.1, whole genome shotgun sequence DNA encoding:
- the LOC126976305 gene encoding F-box/LRR-repeat protein 14, which gives rise to MSAWTEEVMSWRDDRLGITELPTVNRRKNRTAPYRLHRPHISTSLPEPVPENGTHISRLYPEILALIFERLPVRDRGRAAQVCRSWRDAADRRSVWRGVEAALHLRRPASVLFASLARRGVRKLQVLSLRRGLRDAVSSLPGLESLSLSGCYSVTDSALASAFATELPSLRRLDLSLCKQVTDSSLGRIAQSLKNLEELELGGCCNVTDTGLLLIAWGLRKLRKLNLRSCWHVNDDGIAHLCGGGDARGTPDLEYLGLQDCQRLTDDALKHAATGLPKLTSINLSFCVAVTDAGLRHLAKLSYLEDVNLRACDGVSDAGVAHLAESGRLRALDVSFCDKVGDEALSHATLGLSGLRSLSLSACRLTDEGLERVARLSQLETLNIGQCTRVTDRGLRALGDGLLNLKAIDLYGCTCITPQGLDHIVKLPRLSVLNLGLWHVR